One window from the genome of Calditrichota bacterium encodes:
- a CDS encoding tyrosine-type recombinase/integrase, with translation MLQDNITHFLDYCKNSDFSERSIETLSFRLNEFNKFVQTHSISSIDNIKYQHLLQFVADYGTPSPSVKKARVWSLHQFFHYLRLQQIIKDNTALKLPYPKIEKKITQFLTEDEFKCILNYFTQQATDSQGLRNLLMILIMGLLGLRTAAIVAINIQDVDLAESRLWIQEKGYWQKTKKSIPLPQVLCQLLSEYIKQLDEKQQPLFLSRRKKRYSPRSLQNLFRNVADQLGIEKKLHPHLFRHTAATQINQVAGLQITQCLLGHQSIKNTNHYAHLNPDVYAVHMKNHPYMTFDL, from the coding sequence ATGCTTCAAGACAATATAACACATTTTTTAGACTATTGCAAGAATTCTGATTTTTCTGAACGATCAATTGAGACCTTGTCATTCCGATTAAATGAATTCAATAAATTTGTTCAAACACATTCAATCTCTTCAATTGATAATATTAAATACCAACATCTCCTGCAATTCGTTGCTGATTATGGCACACCATCACCGTCTGTCAAGAAAGCCCGAGTGTGGAGCCTGCACCAGTTCTTCCATTACTTGAGACTGCAACAAATCATCAAAGATAACACTGCCCTTAAATTACCCTATCCCAAAATCGAAAAAAAGATCACCCAGTTCTTAACTGAGGATGAATTCAAGTGCATCCTTAACTATTTTACCCAGCAGGCAACGGACAGCCAAGGACTTCGAAATCTTTTAATGATCTTGATTATGGGACTGCTGGGACTCAGAACAGCAGCTATTGTTGCTATCAATATCCAGGATGTTGACCTGGCAGAAAGCCGATTATGGATCCAGGAAAAAGGATACTGGCAAAAAACAAAAAAGTCCATTCCATTACCGCAAGTATTATGTCAATTACTTTCTGAATATATCAAACAACTGGATGAGAAACAACAACCATTATTTTTGTCACGTCGAAAAAAACGGTACTCACCACGGTCACTGCAAAATTTATTCAGAAATGTCGCCGATCAACTGGGCATCGAGAAAAAACTCCATCCCCACCTGTTCCGGCATACCGCGGCGACTCAAATTAATCAAGTCGCCGGATTGCAAATAACCCAATGCCTGTTAGGGCATCAGAGCATTAAAAATACCAATCATTATGCACATCTCAACCCAGATGTTTATGCTGTGCACATGAAAAATCATCCCTACATGACATTTGATCTATAA